From the genome of Vallitalea longa:
TAACTTTGCTAATATTGGAATAATTGTTCCTGAATTAAAGGCACTACTTTGAATCATGATAAAATCAATTTTTTCTTCTTTTAAATAACTATATGCTGATTCAGCTTCTTGATCATTGTAGATACCTTCTTCAACACAAACTATATCAAAATCCATTTTTTTACCGAGTTCAATCATTTCTTCTTTGGAACGATTGTAAATCCCCACTTTATCTCCTGTAAAATTCTTATGCATCAATCCTACAAGCCCAATTCTAAGTTTTTTCATGACAATACCTTCCTTCCGGTAAAATTTCAGACTGAAATTATATGGAAATAATAAGATTGAAAATATTATAATATCCCCAATTAAATTTCAGACTGAAATTATTATACTTTTATTTTATATCCTTACTAAAAATTTGTCAAGATTATGTAATGAAATTATATTACTAAAAACTATACATTCTTAAAATAAGATTTATATACTAAAGCACCCGCTCCAATTTCATATACATAATCCATCTGTTCTCTTTTTTTAAATTCAATATTGCCAATTGATTTTGTAAAAACATTCTTTTTAGTTCTTGCTACAACTTGCTCAAAAACAAAATTATTTTCAAATAGTTCACCAGACAGAATAATTATTTCTGAATTGAGAATCCCCATAAGATTAGACAACCCTATACTAAGAATTTCTACTGCTTGGTCTATTACCTTTTTACAAAAGATATCTTTTTCATAGAATTCGCATATTAAACTATAGGATAACACTTCATCGTTTTCTTTACAATAATCCATAATAGGTGATTTATCGACTTTTATTAAATCTTCCATTAAGATTTTTTCTATTTGCTCTGTTGAACAATAAGCCTCTACACATCCTTTTCTACCACAATTACACTGTCTTCCATTAACAGCTACTGTCATATGTCCAAATTCACCAGTAATATTATTTTTCCCTCTTAGAATATTTCCATCAGCAATAATACCACTTCCGATACCTTCGCCACATACTATGTATGCTATATTTCTATGTCCTTTACCATAACCATACCAATATTCACCTAGAGCTCTGGTATTAGGGTTATTATCTACAAAAGTTGGTATATCTAATTCTCCTTCCAAAAAATCTTTCAGATGTATATTTCTAATGTTGAGGTAAGGATTAAAATTAAGTAAAATACCTTTATCATAATCAACTACACCTGATGAACCGATTCCTATCCCAATTACATGATTAATTAATATATTGGATTCATCTATCAATTTATATATCATCCTTAATATACATTCTAGAAATTCCTCTTCTGATTGAACATCACTTATAGAATCTTTCCTACTAATTAATATATTTTTATCTAAATCAATAATAGAAGCTGTAATACTATTCCTGTATATATTCATGCCTAAGCAACATAATGCAGATTTTCTTAATTTTAGATATATAGGTTTACGTCCAGCATGAGTTTCAACTATACCACTTTCTTCAACGATTTTTTCTTCTACCAACTGTTTAACTATCCTTGTTATGGTAGGTCTTGAAATCTTGGTACCATTAAAGATATCTATACGTGTTACAGGTGCATTCTTTCTTATATAGTCAATAATCTGTATCCTATTTTTTTGTCTAAGAGCTGATGTTCCTTTTACATTGTTGTTATTCATTAAATCAATCCCTTACTTTTTATTAAGTTTAGCTCTTATTTCACTCTGAAATTAATTTTACATATACATATTTGTTTTGTCAAATGATTATTTTTCAAGATAACTGAACCCATCCTCCATCATCCCTATACCAAGAAACTCTGTACAGATATCTATAGCCACAAACCCAAGCCACATAAACATATATCCAAACAGAGCCTCTATAAGTTCTTTTATTAATTAATCTTTTTTATTATACTGCGTCCTCTTCATTCCCCACAAACTGACTATTATAAAGATCCGCATAAAATCCATTCATACTAAGTAATTGTTCATGATTACCTTTTTCAATTATATCTCCGTTATTCATTACTAGTATCATATCCGCATCCTTAATGGTAGACAAACGATGGGCGATAACGAAACTCGTTCTATCTTTCATCAATGTTTCCATTGCCTTCTGAATATATATCTCCGTTCTTGTATCAACACTACTAGTTGCTTCATCAAGAATAAGAATAGAAGGATTAGCTAATATAGCTCTTGCAATTGTAAGCAACTGTTTCTGCCCTTGTGATATATTATTAGCTTCCTCATTAAGTACTGTATCATACCCATCGGGTAAAGTCCTTATGAAATGGTCCGCATGAGCTGCCTTTGTGGCTCTAACGATTTCCTCTTCACTTGCTCCTTCTTTTCCGTAAGCGATATTATCCCTTATAGTTCCATTAAACAACCATGTATCCTGAAGAACCATACCGAATATATTTCTAAGGTCACTTCTTCTTAAATCATTAATGTTAACACCATCAATAGTAATCTTACCTGATTTCAATTCATAGAAACGCATAAGCAGATTTACAAGAGTTGTCTTACCTGCTCCTGTAGGACCAACTATAGCAACTGTTTGACCTTTCTTAACATCTATATTCATATTATTAATAAGGGTAACATCTTCTTTATATCCAAAGTCAACATGATCAAATTTAACTTCACCTTTTAGATCTTTAACTATGGCAGGAACTTTTTTATCAGGAATTTCTTCTTTTTCATCTAATACTTCAAAAACACGTTCAGCTGATGCAATTGTTGATTGAATAATATTAGCAATGTTAGCTGTCTGAATTATAGGTTGGCTAAATGACCTTGAATATTGTATAAAAGCTTGAATATCTCCTACTTTAATGGAATTTCTTATAGTAAGTATTCCTCCTGCGATACACACGAAAACATAACCAAGGTTATTAACAAAATTCATTAGAGGCATAATTACTCCTGAAATAAATTGTGCTTTCCAACCAACTTCATACAATCTATTATTCATTTCTTTAAACTCGCCTATTGATTTTTTCTCATGTCCATAAGACTTAACTATTTTATGACCAGTATACATCTCTTCAACATGACCATTAAGTTCACCTATTATCTCTTGTTGTTTCTTAAAATACTTTTGTGATTTCTTCGCTATGTTTTTTGTTATGATAACGCACAATGGCAATGTTAATAATGTAATCAGTGTCATTAAAGGACTTATAGTAAGCATCATTACCAATACACCTATCATTGTTATCAATGCGGTTATAAGCTGTACAATACTCTGCTGCAATGTATTACTTATATTATCAATATCATTAGTAACAC
Proteins encoded in this window:
- a CDS encoding ROK family transcriptional regulator — translated: MNNNNVKGTSALRQKNRIQIIDYIRKNAPVTRIDIFNGTKISRPTITRIVKQLVEEKIVEESGIVETHAGRKPIYLKLRKSALCCLGMNIYRNSITASIIDLDKNILISRKDSISDVQSEEEFLECILRMIYKLIDESNILINHVIGIGIGSSGVVDYDKGILLNFNPYLNIRNIHLKDFLEGELDIPTFVDNNPNTRALGEYWYGYGKGHRNIAYIVCGEGIGSGIIADGNILRGKNNITGEFGHMTVAVNGRQCNCGRKGCVEAYCSTEQIEKILMEDLIKVDKSPIMDYCKENDEVLSYSLICEFYEKDIFCKKVIDQAVEILSIGLSNLMGILNSEIIILSGELFENNFVFEQVVARTKKNVFTKSIGNIEFKKREQMDYVYEIGAGALVYKSYFKNV
- a CDS encoding ABC transporter ATP-binding protein, producing the protein MSMNKGRVGRGPGRGHAMSMPVEKAKDFKGTLKRLLGYLKPRRISLIFVVIMAVLSTIFSIVAPKKMGEATTKLFENFMEIINGVPNASIDFDFIFNILLILGILYAASSLFNFIMQYTMASVVQKTVFDMRKDVSSKLTKLPLKYYDSRTHGEILSRVTNDIDNISNTLQQSIVQLITALITMIGVLVMMLTISPLMTLITLLTLPLCVIITKNIAKKSQKYFKKQQEIIGELNGHVEEMYTGHKIVKSYGHEKKSIGEFKEMNNRLYEVGWKAQFISGVIMPLMNFVNNLGYVFVCIAGGILTIRNSIKVGDIQAFIQYSRSFSQPIIQTANIANIIQSTIASAERVFEVLDEKEEIPDKKVPAIVKDLKGEVKFDHVDFGYKEDVTLINNMNIDVKKGQTVAIVGPTGAGKTTLVNLLMRFYELKSGKITIDGVNINDLRRSDLRNIFGMVLQDTWLFNGTIRDNIAYGKEGASEEEIVRATKAAHADHFIRTLPDGYDTVLNEEANNISQGQKQLLTIARAILANPSILILDEATSSVDTRTEIYIQKAMETLMKDRTSFVIAHRLSTIKDADMILVMNNGDIIEKGNHEQLLSMNGFYADLYNSQFVGNEEDAV